A genomic window from Halogeometricum borinquense DSM 11551 includes:
- a CDS encoding translation initiation factor IF-2 subunit gamma, producing MTQNPQQPEVNIGLVGHVDHGKTTLVQALSGSWTDQHSEEMKRGISIRLGYADATFRKIPGADPPECYTVEETDDDGNETDVLRTVSFVDAPGHETLMATMLSGAAIMDGAVLVVSATENVPQAQTEEHLMALDIIGIDNIVIAQNKIDLVDRDRAVENYEQIQEFVQGTVAEDAPIVPISAQQEVNIDLLIDAIEREIPTPEHDESEAARMFTARSFDINRPGTTWEDLSGGVIGGSVVEGKLTEGEELELRPGREVDEGGQTEWRPITTDIRSLQAGGQMTDEVRPGGLCGVGTGLDPSLTKGDALAGQVAGEPGTLPPTREEFTMDVELLNRVVGEDEETVEEISTGEPLMLTVGTATTVGAVTSARTGEAEVSLKRPVCAADGAKIAINRRVGARWRLIGIGTLK from the coding sequence GTGACACAAAATCCACAACAACCGGAGGTGAACATCGGACTGGTCGGCCACGTAGACCACGGTAAGACGACGCTGGTGCAGGCCCTGTCGGGGTCATGGACCGACCAGCACTCCGAGGAGATGAAGCGCGGCATCTCCATCCGCCTCGGCTACGCCGACGCGACGTTCCGAAAGATTCCCGGCGCGGACCCGCCGGAGTGCTACACTGTCGAAGAAACGGATGACGACGGCAACGAGACCGACGTTCTACGCACTGTCTCGTTCGTCGATGCGCCCGGCCACGAGACGCTCATGGCCACGATGCTGTCGGGTGCCGCTATCATGGACGGTGCCGTTCTCGTCGTCTCTGCGACCGAGAACGTTCCGCAGGCACAGACTGAAGAACACCTGATGGCACTGGACATCATCGGGATCGATAACATCGTCATCGCACAGAACAAGATCGACCTCGTAGACCGCGACCGCGCGGTCGAGAACTACGAGCAGATCCAAGAGTTCGTGCAGGGGACCGTGGCTGAAGACGCCCCCATCGTCCCGATTAGCGCCCAACAAGAGGTCAACATCGACCTCCTCATCGACGCTATCGAACGGGAGATCCCGACGCCCGAACACGACGAGTCCGAGGCCGCGCGGATGTTCACCGCTCGGTCGTTCGACATCAACCGACCCGGGACGACGTGGGAGGACCTCTCCGGCGGCGTCATCGGCGGGTCAGTCGTCGAGGGGAAACTGACGGAAGGCGAGGAGCTCGAACTCCGTCCCGGCCGAGAGGTTGACGAGGGCGGACAGACCGAGTGGCGACCCATCACAACAGACATCCGGTCGCTCCAAGCCGGTGGACAGATGACCGACGAAGTCCGCCCCGGTGGACTTTGCGGCGTCGGGACTGGTCTCGATCCCAGCCTGACGAAGGGCGACGCCCTCGCCGGACAAGTCGCCGGCGAACCCGGCACACTGCCACCGACGCGCGAGGAGTTCACGATGGACGTCGAACTCCTCAATCGCGTGGTCGGAGAGGACGAAGAGACCGTCGAGGAGATTTCGACGGGTGAACCGCTGATGCTCACCGTGGGCACGGCAACCACCGTCGGCGCGGTGACGAGCGCGCGCACGGGCGAGGCCGAAGTCTCGCTGAAGCGCCCCGTCTGCGCCGCTGACGGTGCGAAGATAGCCATTAACCGCCGCGTCGGCGCACGATGGCGACTCATCGGTATCGGGACGCTCAAGTGA
- a CDS encoding bifunctional N(6)-L-threonylcarbamoyladenine synthase/serine/threonine protein kinase produces MRIVGIEGTAWAASAALFDTATDEVFIESDPYEPDSGGIHPREAAEHMGDAIPAVVSTVLDHAVETAEGDSPEIDGVAFSRGPGLGPCLRIVGTAARSLAQTLDVPLVGVNHMVAHLEIGRYQSGFDSPVCLNASGANAHLLGYHNGRYRVLGETMDTGVGNAIDKFTRHVGWTHPGGPKVERAAKDGEYHDLPYVVKGMDFSFSGIMSAAKQASDDGVPVEDVCCGLQETIFAMLTEVAERALSLTGTDELVLGGGVGQNARLREMLSEMCDQRGADFYAPEPRFLRDNAGMIAVLGARMLAAGDVLPISDSAVNPNYRPDQVPVTWRDDEESVARDPTAEGKIRGAEATVTFEDDSVVKRRVPKTYRHAELDDKLRKERTRAEARLTSQARREGVPTPVIRDVDPTEGVIVFESVGKSDLAGALTTERCRTVGKHLATVHDAGFVHGDPTTRNVRVDAEKTYLIDFGLGYYTGHVEDHAMDLHVFGQSVEGTAAEPEPLLQAFEEGYAAVARDGEEGGGPDEDVLARLRQVEGRGRYQ; encoded by the coding sequence ATGCGTATCGTAGGTATCGAAGGGACTGCGTGGGCCGCCAGCGCCGCGCTCTTCGACACGGCGACGGACGAGGTGTTCATCGAATCTGATCCGTACGAACCCGACAGCGGCGGCATTCACCCGCGCGAAGCGGCCGAACATATGGGTGATGCCATCCCCGCTGTCGTCTCGACAGTACTCGACCACGCGGTCGAGACGGCCGAAGGTGACAGTCCCGAAATCGACGGTGTCGCCTTCTCTCGCGGTCCCGGTTTGGGACCGTGTCTTCGCATCGTCGGCACCGCCGCGCGCTCGCTCGCGCAGACGCTCGACGTTCCCCTCGTCGGCGTCAATCACATGGTCGCTCATCTCGAAATCGGGCGCTATCAGTCGGGATTCGACTCCCCCGTCTGTCTGAACGCCTCGGGTGCGAACGCGCACCTGTTAGGCTACCACAACGGCCGTTACCGCGTCCTCGGCGAGACGATGGATACCGGCGTCGGCAACGCAATCGACAAATTCACCCGACACGTCGGCTGGACGCACCCCGGCGGTCCGAAGGTCGAGCGTGCGGCGAAAGACGGCGAATATCATGATCTGCCGTACGTCGTGAAGGGAATGGACTTCTCCTTCTCGGGCATTATGTCCGCCGCAAAGCAGGCGTCTGATGACGGCGTGCCTGTCGAAGATGTGTGTTGCGGCCTGCAAGAGACGATCTTCGCCATGTTGACCGAAGTCGCAGAGCGTGCGCTGTCGTTGACCGGGACGGATGAACTCGTCCTCGGCGGCGGTGTCGGACAGAACGCCCGCCTGCGAGAGATGCTGTCAGAGATGTGTGACCAACGCGGCGCGGACTTTTACGCCCCCGAACCGCGGTTCCTCCGGGACAACGCCGGCATGATTGCCGTTCTCGGCGCGCGGATGCTCGCCGCAGGCGACGTCCTTCCGATTTCCGACTCCGCGGTGAACCCGAACTACCGGCCCGATCAAGTGCCCGTGACCTGGCGTGACGACGAGGAGTCGGTGGCCCGCGACCCGACGGCGGAAGGGAAGATTCGCGGTGCTGAAGCGACGGTGACGTTCGAGGACGACAGCGTGGTGAAGCGGCGCGTACCCAAGACGTACCGGCACGCGGAACTCGACGACAAACTCCGAAAGGAACGGACACGCGCCGAGGCGCGCCTAACGAGTCAAGCACGGCGTGAGGGCGTTCCAACGCCAGTCATCCGCGACGTAGACCCGACAGAGGGCGTCATCGTCTTCGAGTCGGTCGGCAAGTCGGATTTGGCGGGCGCGCTGACCACAGAACGGTGTCGGACGGTCGGCAAACACCTCGCAACGGTTCACGACGCGGGGTTCGTCCACGGCGACCCGACGACGCGGAACGTCCGCGTCGATGCCGAGAAGACGTACCTCATCGACTTCGGTCTCGGCTACTACACGGGCCACGTCGAAGACCACGCGATGGATCTGCACGTGTTCGGCCAGAGCGTCGAAGGCACCGCCGCCGAGCCTGAACCGCTCCTGCAGGCGTTCGAAGAAGGATACGCTGCGGTCGCGCGTGACGGCGAAGAAGGCGGCGGGCCGGACGAGGACGTGCTTGCGCGTCTCCGGCAGGTCGAGGGGCGCGGCCGGTATCAGTAA
- the spt4 gene encoding transcription elongation factor subunit Spt4, with translation MAKPRLACRECHYINMPDSQACENCGASSLTEDWAGYVVITHPEESDIATEMNVTEPGGYALKVR, from the coding sequence ATGGCCAAGCCGCGTCTCGCCTGCCGCGAGTGCCACTACATCAACATGCCAGACTCGCAAGCGTGTGAGAACTGCGGCGCGTCCAGCCTCACTGAGGACTGGGCAGGCTACGTCGTCATCACGCATCCCGAAGAGAGCGATATTGCGACCGAGATGAACGTGACCGAACCCGGCGGCTACGCGCTGAAGGTCAGATAA
- a CDS encoding PIN domain-containing protein yields the protein MTTETRHRTDSDTDATTTVVLDTNALMMPVELDVRVFDELDRLLAANVDLVVPSAVVGELEKLSAGAGNEGVAASVGADLAADRCRVVDTEATYADDAVVELAERGFDYVVTNDKPLRDRLLERGVRVIGIRGHHKLDITEP from the coding sequence GTGACGACAGAGACACGACACCGGACGGACTCGGACACCGACGCGACGACCACGGTCGTCCTCGACACGAACGCGCTGATGATGCCCGTGGAACTCGACGTTCGCGTGTTCGACGAACTCGACCGACTGCTCGCCGCGAACGTAGACCTCGTGGTGCCGTCGGCCGTCGTCGGAGAGTTAGAGAAACTCTCCGCTGGGGCCGGGAACGAGGGCGTCGCAGCGAGTGTTGGCGCGGACCTTGCGGCCGACCGGTGCCGTGTCGTCGACACCGAAGCAACCTACGCGGACGACGCCGTAGTAGAACTCGCAGAACGCGGATTCGACTACGTCGTCACGAACGACAAACCCCTTCGTGACCGACTGCTCGAACGCGGCGTACGAGTAATCGGTATAAGGGGGCACCACAAATTGGACATAACAGAACCTTAG
- a CDS encoding potassium channel family protein, producing MGMKVVIVGYGRVGARTALVLREEGHEVTVVDNDEQKVERIEKEGFEVVEGDGSNETVLRRAGIEDADAIGGLTGDPNVNFAACMIGKEFGCRAVMRVSEDYRKEIYERYADDVDEVIYPERLGAAGAKTALLGGNFNAIGELAEGLRISRVVIPEDAPVVGQKVSDIDLDSVGRIYAHGRKREPMTIPLPGTKVEAGDQLALLTEKDGLDAVRRTLLGED from the coding sequence TTGGGCATGAAGGTTGTTATCGTGGGTTATGGTCGAGTCGGTGCGCGAACGGCTCTCGTCCTCCGCGAGGAGGGTCACGAAGTAACGGTCGTAGACAACGACGAGCAGAAGGTCGAGCGCATCGAAAAAGAGGGATTCGAGGTGGTCGAAGGCGACGGGAGCAACGAGACTGTGCTTCGTCGGGCCGGCATCGAGGATGCCGACGCAATCGGCGGATTGACCGGCGACCCCAACGTGAACTTTGCGGCGTGCATGATCGGCAAGGAGTTCGGTTGCCGAGCGGTCATGCGTGTAAGCGAGGACTACCGGAAGGAGATTTACGAACGCTACGCGGACGACGTAGACGAGGTCATCTATCCCGAGCGTCTCGGTGCGGCAGGTGCGAAGACTGCCCTTCTCGGCGGTAACTTCAACGCCATCGGTGAGTTGGCGGAAGGACTCCGTATTTCGAGAGTTGTCATTCCCGAAGACGCGCCTGTCGTCGGACAGAAAGTCTCGGATATCGACCTCGATTCCGTCGGTCGAATCTACGCCCACGGCCGGAAGCGAGAGCCGATGACTATCCCGCTTCCGGGGACGAAAGTGGAGGCTGGCGACCAGTTGGCACTCCTCACGGAGAAGGATGGACTTGATGCCGTTCGGCGGACGCTTCTCGGGGAAGACTGA
- a CDS encoding DNA-directed RNA polymerase, producing the protein MYKRVRLKDTVEVPPEHLADVTPQRVKRLLQDKLEGRMDEDVGSVVSVVNVHDIGEGTVLPGRAGVYYEAEFDAVTFDPDMQEVIDGEVVEVVEFGAFVGIGPVDGLLHVSQISDEYLAYDGENQQLASTESNRTLAVGDSVRVRVVTKSIDERNPRDSKIGLTAKQPGLGKHGWLEADRQASEATTEAEGR; encoded by the coding sequence ATGTACAAACGGGTACGACTCAAAGACACAGTGGAGGTTCCGCCGGAGCATCTCGCTGACGTGACCCCGCAACGGGTCAAGCGACTCCTGCAGGACAAACTGGAAGGACGGATGGACGAAGATGTCGGTAGCGTCGTGAGCGTCGTTAACGTTCACGACATCGGCGAAGGAACGGTTCTCCCCGGACGCGCAGGCGTCTACTACGAGGCCGAGTTCGACGCGGTCACCTTCGATCCCGACATGCAGGAGGTCATCGACGGAGAGGTCGTCGAGGTCGTGGAGTTCGGTGCCTTCGTCGGCATCGGTCCCGTGGACGGACTGCTGCACGTCTCGCAGATTTCCGACGAATACCTCGCCTACGACGGCGAGAACCAGCAACTCGCCTCGACGGAATCGAACCGCACGCTCGCAGTCGGAGACTCCGTGCGCGTTCGCGTCGTCACGAAGAGCATCGACGAGCGCAACCCGCGCGACTCGAAGATTGGCCTCACCGCCAAACAGCCCGGCCTCGGCAAACACGGCTGGCTTGAAGCGGATCGACAGGCCAGCGAAGCGACGACCGAAGCGGAGGGCCGGTAG
- a CDS encoding PIN domain-containing protein: MTEPSPARVVADADVLAADLLVGGDARDALDHLRAHSWTTLVASDALLDDAESVIAELTDPELAADWRARVEVWCELVTHPEGDHPALGSAYRGDAMHVLSFDERLTSARAATTLSDRFPVSVREPKAFASLFNAESLYEEVVGGDYDGPDRDPRE, encoded by the coding sequence ATGACTGAGCCGAGCCCCGCACGCGTCGTCGCTGACGCGGACGTTCTCGCGGCGGATCTGTTGGTCGGCGGCGACGCCCGCGACGCGCTTGATCACCTTCGGGCGCACTCGTGGACGACGCTCGTCGCCAGCGACGCCCTCTTGGACGACGCCGAGAGCGTCATCGCCGAACTCACAGACCCCGAACTCGCGGCCGACTGGCGAGCGCGCGTTGAGGTGTGGTGCGAACTCGTTACGCACCCTGAAGGGGACCACCCTGCACTCGGGTCGGCCTACCGCGGCGATGCGATGCACGTCCTCTCGTTTGACGAGCGACTCACCTCTGCCCGCGCGGCGACGACGCTCAGCGACCGCTTCCCGGTAAGCGTCAGAGAACCCAAAGCGTTCGCGTCGCTGTTCAACGCCGAGAGCCTCTACGAAGAAGTCGTCGGCGGCGACTACGACGGTCCGGACCGCGACCCGAGGGAGTAA
- a CDS encoding GTP-dependent dephospho-CoA kinase family protein: MLRLPTALRGEFKEPFGPLYTDADRLLADAGTPIIAVGDVVTHHLRRAGRTPDVAVIDGKTKREAVDEEIRRALSDPETRRDVNNPAGEITEALADTIRDALDADDPVTVVVAGEEDLATLPAVVAAPTGASVVYGQPDEGMVLIDVTDDSKAEMRSLLRRMDGDAESLLSLLES, encoded by the coding sequence ATGCTTCGGCTACCAACGGCACTCCGCGGCGAGTTCAAAGAGCCGTTCGGGCCGCTCTACACTGACGCCGACCGTCTCCTCGCAGACGCCGGAACTCCGATTATCGCCGTGGGTGACGTGGTCACGCACCACCTCCGACGAGCCGGACGCACGCCCGACGTGGCCGTTATCGACGGGAAGACGAAACGCGAAGCCGTTGACGAAGAGATACGCCGCGCGCTTTCAGATCCCGAAACGCGCCGTGACGTGAACAATCCGGCAGGCGAGATTACGGAGGCACTCGCCGACACTATTCGTGACGCCCTCGACGCCGACGACCCAGTGACCGTCGTCGTAGCGGGTGAAGAGGACTTGGCGACGCTACCTGCAGTCGTCGCCGCGCCGACCGGTGCGAGCGTCGTCTACGGGCAACCCGACGAAGGAATGGTTCTCATCGATGTGACAGACGATTCGAAAGCCGAGATGCGGTCATTGCTCCGGCGGATGGACGGCGACGCCGAATCACTACTGTCGCTTCTCGAATCGTAA
- a CDS encoding ABC transporter permease, translating into MQYLVSITLVSLYVSTAAVVISTALSLPIAVTVAFSDFRGKSVLTSIISTGMGFPSVVIGLVVLLALSNSGPLGDFELLFTPQAMILAQTILATPVVLSVSLSAVESVGDDLREAAYGAGGTTTDVGLAVLREARYGIVTAILAGYGRAISEVGSVLIVGGNIVFPADQTSYTRTLTTAITVEARKGNVETGLALGAILLALVLGVNALGSHLRGRTPGRRTAKSGTVGTSLGGGENR; encoded by the coding sequence ATGCAGTATCTCGTCAGCATCACGCTCGTTTCGCTGTACGTGAGTACCGCCGCCGTCGTCATCAGCACCGCCCTGAGTCTTCCTATCGCCGTCACTGTCGCGTTCAGCGACTTCCGGGGCAAGTCCGTCCTGACATCGATCATCTCCACCGGCATGGGCTTTCCGAGCGTCGTCATCGGTCTCGTCGTCCTCCTCGCGCTCTCGAACTCGGGACCGCTCGGCGACTTCGAACTCCTGTTCACCCCGCAGGCCATGATTCTCGCGCAGACGATACTCGCCACACCCGTCGTCCTCAGTGTCTCGTTGTCCGCCGTCGAATCCGTCGGCGACGACTTGCGTGAGGCGGCGTACGGAGCGGGCGGGACGACCACCGACGTCGGTCTGGCCGTCCTGCGTGAAGCCCGCTACGGAATCGTCACGGCGATTCTGGCGGGATACGGCCGCGCGATCAGTGAAGTCGGGTCCGTCCTCATCGTCGGTGGGAACATCGTCTTCCCCGCAGACCAGACCTCCTACACGCGGACGCTCACGACGGCGATTACCGTCGAAGCGCGGAAGGGAAACGTCGAAACGGGGTTAGCACTGGGTGCGATACTCCTCGCTCTCGTCCTCGGCGTGAACGCTCTCGGGTCGCACCTCCGCGGGAGAACACCGGGACGGCGGACAGCGAAGTCCGGTACTGTCGGAACGTCACTGGGAGGCGGTGAGAACCGATGA
- a CDS encoding 30S ribosomal protein S24e, with protein MEIEVISEDENPMLHRTDVRFEIVHDEATPSRLSVRDSLAAKLNKDSDEVVIHELDTKFGMRKTAGYAKVYESPEFARDVEQDYMLDRNKIEAEEGDAEAEAEEA; from the coding sequence ATGGAAATCGAAGTCATCTCCGAAGACGAGAATCCCATGTTGCACCGGACGGACGTTCGGTTCGAGATCGTTCACGACGAAGCCACGCCCTCCCGTCTGTCTGTCCGCGACAGTCTCGCGGCAAAGCTGAACAAGGACTCCGACGAGGTCGTCATCCACGAACTCGACACGAAGTTCGGCATGCGAAAGACCGCCGGCTACGCGAAGGTTTACGAGTCGCCCGAGTTCGCCCGCGACGTCGAACAGGACTACATGCTCGACCGGAACAAGATCGAAGCCGAAGAAGGCGACGCCGAGGCGGAAGCCGAGGAAGCCTGA
- a CDS encoding DUF5808 domain-containing protein, translating into MADKPQKGEILGVPYNFERPSLGRMLSSYWKPGEKMLVKKPFGIGYTLNLANWRSWVVVLVAGALLWQERSSSSTDLEDEDEDEGPVEVIVD; encoded by the coding sequence ATGGCAGACAAGCCTCAGAAAGGCGAGATTCTCGGTGTGCCGTACAACTTCGAGCGCCCGTCTCTCGGTCGGATGCTCTCTTCGTACTGGAAACCGGGCGAGAAGATGCTCGTGAAGAAGCCGTTCGGTATCGGCTACACGCTGAACCTCGCAAACTGGCGGTCGTGGGTGGTCGTCCTCGTCGCTGGCGCACTGCTCTGGCAGGAGCGTAGTTCCTCCAGCACGGACCTCGAAGACGAAGACGAGGACGAGGGTCCCGTCGAAGTCATCGTCGATTAA
- a CDS encoding dihydrodipicolinate synthase family protein: MIGIGPPLVTPFTADGLIDETALRDLVSWVESRGVDFLVPCGSNSEAELMTAEGRARVIEVVAAEASVPVLAGTGSPGYEETRQATAAAADAGADAALVVTPFYYPHDDTALEAYYRDLADEAEIPIYLYSVPAFTDVKLSVSVVEALATHPNIAGMKDSSGDIETFVRERRLTADADFDLLVGSGSMLSHALDIGADGGVLALANVAPEATTAIYDAHREGDVTAARERNEALVELNRAVTTTHGIPGLKAAMRARGAPVGHVRRPHQPVSDDTREELERLVASL; encoded by the coding sequence ATGATTGGAATTGGGCCGCCACTCGTGACGCCGTTCACTGCCGACGGACTGATTGATGAGACCGCACTTCGTGACCTCGTTTCGTGGGTCGAATCTCGCGGTGTCGATTTTCTCGTTCCGTGTGGGTCGAACAGTGAAGCCGAACTCATGACTGCCGAAGGGCGCGCCCGAGTCATCGAAGTCGTCGCAGCGGAGGCAAGCGTCCCGGTCCTCGCCGGAACCGGGAGTCCGGGCTACGAGGAGACGCGTCAGGCGACTGCCGCCGCCGCGGACGCCGGGGCCGACGCCGCTCTCGTCGTCACGCCGTTTTACTACCCGCACGACGATACGGCGCTCGAAGCCTACTACCGTGATCTGGCGGATGAGGCCGAGATACCGATCTATCTCTACAGCGTGCCCGCCTTCACGGACGTGAAGCTCTCCGTCTCTGTCGTAGAAGCATTGGCTACCCATCCGAACATTGCGGGGATGAAAGATTCCAGCGGCGACATCGAGACGTTCGTCCGCGAACGGAGGCTGACAGCCGACGCTGACTTCGACCTGCTTGTCGGCTCCGGCAGTATGCTTTCGCACGCTCTCGACATCGGTGCGGACGGCGGCGTCCTCGCCCTTGCCAACGTCGCACCGGAAGCGACTACAGCCATCTACGATGCACACCGCGAGGGCGATGTGACGGCCGCAAGAGAGCGTAATGAAGCACTCGTCGAACTCAATCGCGCCGTGACTACCACGCACGGTATCCCCGGTCTCAAAGCGGCTATGCGCGCTCGTGGCGCACCAGTGGGACACGTCCGTCGTCCGCACCAACCGGTTTCAGACGACACCCGAGAAGAACTCGAACGCCTCGTCGCCTCGCTTTGA
- a CDS encoding amino acid ABC transporter ATP-binding protein, with protein sequence MTGVVDGRTSEDDSTGGLRLAAHGVTHGFDGETVFSDVSLAVEPGEVLAVVGPSGSGKTTLLRLLACLESPAEGVVTANGRNVGEMSEEERLHVRRRLGMVLQHRCLFSATVASNAAYGLRVRATWNERIRAAIRGFLGTAETPLAAVDALETVGMVDKQDRHAASLSGGEAQRVAIARALAPEPDVLLFDEPTSNLDPRNTAIVEKAICDARDRGMGVCLATHDMQQAQRVSDRTAVLLGGEIIECGPTGQVFEEPSDRRTRKFVEGELVY encoded by the coding sequence ATGACTGGCGTCGTGGACGGTCGGACGAGCGAGGACGACTCGACCGGCGGACTTCGACTCGCTGCACACGGCGTCACTCACGGCTTCGACGGAGAGACGGTGTTTTCGGACGTGAGCCTCGCGGTCGAACCCGGCGAGGTGCTGGCCGTTGTCGGCCCGTCAGGCAGCGGAAAGACGACACTACTTCGCCTATTGGCCTGCCTCGAATCGCCCGCCGAGGGCGTCGTTACTGCGAACGGCCGAAACGTTGGGGAGATGTCCGAAGAGGAACGACTGCACGTCCGTCGGCGTCTCGGGATGGTACTACAACATCGATGCCTGTTCTCGGCCACCGTCGCGTCGAACGCCGCCTACGGCCTGCGTGTCCGCGCTACATGGAACGAGCGGATTCGGGCCGCTATCCGTGGATTTCTCGGAACCGCAGAGACACCACTGGCGGCCGTTGATGCGCTGGAGACTGTCGGGATGGTAGACAAGCAAGACCGACATGCGGCGTCGCTGTCCGGCGGCGAGGCCCAACGAGTTGCAATCGCACGCGCGCTCGCTCCGGAACCGGACGTGCTGCTGTTCGATGAACCAACCTCGAACCTCGATCCGCGAAATACGGCCATCGTCGAGAAGGCGATCTGTGACGCGAGAGACCGGGGGATGGGGGTTTGCCTCGCCACCCACGACATGCAACAGGCACAACGTGTCTCCGACCGGACGGCCGTCCTGCTCGGCGGCGAGATTATCGAGTGCGGTCCGACGGGGCAGGTGTTCGAGGAACCGTCGGACCGACGGACCCGAAAGTTCGTCGAGGGCGAACTCGTCTACTAA
- a CDS encoding molybdenum-dependent transcriptional regulator codes for MEDAFDAHLDADGVSFDRSDARLLATIAETGSVSGAAESLGRSRARCLARLRELEDALGPLVERRRGGSDGGGSELTAAARDVLGRFDRLQATLSGTAGVPETVLSGIVTHVEGELCSVETDAGTIRAVATESVRTVEKAVTVSVRADAVTLHDPSDTPAESATSARNRLSGTVEGVKRGDAVATVSVNVGLSTPLRAFVTVESVRRLSLEPGTSVVASWKATATRATSTAVEPQ; via the coding sequence ATGGAGGATGCGTTCGACGCGCACCTCGACGCCGACGGCGTCTCCTTTGATAGGTCAGATGCGCGTCTCCTTGCCACTATCGCCGAAACGGGGTCAGTGAGCGGTGCCGCCGAATCGCTCGGCCGGTCGCGTGCCCGGTGTCTTGCCCGTCTCCGCGAACTGGAAGACGCCCTCGGCCCGCTCGTCGAACGGCGACGCGGCGGATCCGACGGCGGCGGGAGCGAACTAACCGCCGCCGCACGAGACGTTCTCGGCCGGTTCGATCGATTGCAAGCTACGCTCTCGGGGACTGCCGGCGTTCCGGAGACCGTTCTTTCGGGAATCGTAACGCACGTCGAAGGTGAACTCTGTTCGGTCGAAACCGATGCGGGAACTATTCGCGCCGTCGCCACGGAATCCGTACGGACGGTAGAAAAGGCAGTGACGGTGAGCGTCCGTGCTGACGCTGTGACGCTTCACGACCCGTCGGACACGCCCGCCGAGAGCGCCACGAGCGCTCGAAATCGACTCAGCGGGACGGTCGAAGGCGTCAAGCGCGGTGATGCAGTCGCCACCGTCTCGGTGAACGTTGGACTCTCGACGCCGCTTCGCGCGTTTGTCACTGTCGAGAGCGTCCGCCGACTGTCGCTCGAACCCGGAACGTCGGTCGTCGCGTCGTGGAAAGCGACGGCGACGAGAGCGACGTCAACGGCCGTCGAACCGCAGTAG
- a CDS encoding non-canonical purine NTP pyrophosphatase produces the protein MLHYVTTNAGKVREALQYLADVEQLDYDYTEVQASDLGPIAAHGAREAYRHAGEPVLVDDAGLFIDGFEGFPGPYSSFVEDTLGVETVYRLAESELEEPRRASFDCVLAYCDGEGFEATPDPVDRDDRTVAAARGAEQDDEETEALPVKLFRGTVRGRIVPPRGEGGFGYDPIFEHEGTTFAEMSSEEKNAISHRGRALAKFGEWFAERTE, from the coding sequence ATGCTTCACTACGTCACGACGAACGCTGGAAAGGTCAGAGAGGCGCTTCAGTACCTCGCCGATGTCGAGCAACTGGATTACGACTACACCGAAGTACAGGCATCTGACCTCGGCCCCATCGCCGCTCACGGCGCGCGAGAGGCGTACCGTCACGCGGGGGAACCGGTTCTGGTTGACGACGCCGGACTGTTCATCGACGGCTTCGAGGGGTTCCCTGGTCCGTACTCCTCGTTCGTTGAGGATACGCTCGGGGTCGAGACGGTGTACCGACTGGCCGAAAGCGAACTCGAAGAGCCGCGACGTGCGTCGTTCGACTGCGTTCTGGCGTACTGCGACGGCGAGGGATTCGAGGCGACGCCGGACCCGGTGGACCGCGACGACAGGACAGTCGCCGCCGCGCGGGGTGCCGAGCAGGACGACGAGGAGACGGAAGCACTCCCAGTGAAACTGTTCAGAGGCACCGTTCGGGGGCGGATCGTCCCGCCGCGCGGCGAGGGTGGATTCGGTTACGATCCCATCTTCGAACACGAGGGGACGACGTTCGCAGAGATGAGCAGTGAGGAGAAGAACGCGATTTCACACCGCGGGCGGGCGTTGGCGAAGTTTGGGGAGTGGTTTGCCGAGCGAACGGAGTGA